Proteins from a single region of Natrinema salifodinae:
- a CDS encoding DCC1-like thiol-disulfide oxidoreductase family protein, which produces MNEPTLVYDDDCGFCTWWADFFDERTDLRIVGFSDLTDDLRERLPDNYEDCSHLMTDDGVYSCGASIEEALVRTDVAEPAGDVVGFLRQFRDYEQFREQSYRWVADNRDRWGQLLSKTPPARQESDED; this is translated from the coding sequence ATGAACGAGCCGACGCTCGTCTACGACGACGACTGCGGCTTCTGTACGTGGTGGGCCGACTTCTTCGACGAGCGGACGGACCTCCGCATCGTCGGGTTCAGCGACCTCACCGACGACCTGCGCGAGCGACTGCCTGACAACTACGAGGACTGCTCGCACCTGATGACCGACGACGGCGTCTACTCCTGTGGGGCCTCGATCGAGGAGGCGCTCGTCCGCACCGACGTCGCCGAGCCCGCGGGGGACGTCGTCGGGTTCCTCCGACAGTTCAGGGATTACGAACAGTTCCGCGAGCAGTCCTACCGCTGGGTCGCCGACAACCGCGACCGGTGGGGACAGCTTCTCTCGAAGACGCCGCCGGCGCGACAGGAGTCCGACGAGGACTGA
- a CDS encoding ABC transporter substrate-binding protein → MTLPQGSNYHSSGVQRRRFLSLTGAGVGASALAGCLIGGGGDDDELLIGGVHPYTGGFALVAQEFERGFEFGLEEVNDDGGMLDRDLVHDGVDTEMNASEAVTAATQFIERDDAVALTGPVSSDVGIRIADVAEEHEVPVVFNQVGSHAAISRDSRYTYRLGLLPAPTLAQAIANFIDGQELTTVRAIVADYEYGRAFETAMERVFPDDLDFELAVAPFMESDFTAYLRDFPDEFDALIATSHPTGAYSIFRQQQELDIETEYTLGVSEAKPAWDALGEAATDGYLATHQPYPYTDDYDEIGQRYHESTGEEFGVLASLGYVAAQLIATAIEDAGEADPVAVADAMGTVELDTLFAEPIRYTEWGELDRKRVVFSGFETGTPDYYPDGEYRLQEEFLSDELSGFDSDEWDI, encoded by the coding sequence ATGACTTTGCCACAGGGTAGCAATTATCACAGTTCCGGCGTGCAGCGGCGTCGGTTTCTCTCGCTAACCGGCGCCGGCGTCGGGGCGAGCGCGCTCGCGGGGTGTCTGATCGGCGGCGGGGGCGACGACGATGAGCTGCTGATCGGTGGCGTCCATCCGTATACGGGCGGGTTCGCCCTGGTCGCACAGGAGTTCGAACGGGGGTTCGAGTTCGGCCTCGAAGAGGTCAACGACGACGGCGGCATGCTCGACCGCGATCTCGTTCACGACGGGGTCGACACGGAGATGAACGCCAGCGAGGCGGTGACCGCCGCGACGCAGTTCATCGAGCGCGATGACGCCGTCGCGCTGACCGGACCGGTCTCGAGCGACGTCGGCATCCGAATCGCCGACGTCGCCGAGGAACACGAGGTGCCCGTCGTGTTCAATCAGGTGGGGAGTCACGCGGCCATCTCCCGCGACTCACGGTACACCTATCGGTTGGGGCTGCTCCCGGCGCCGACGCTGGCGCAGGCGATCGCGAACTTCATCGACGGCCAGGAGCTGACCACCGTCCGGGCGATCGTCGCGGATTATGAGTACGGTCGCGCCTTCGAGACGGCGATGGAACGGGTCTTTCCCGACGACCTCGACTTCGAGCTGGCGGTGGCGCCGTTCATGGAATCCGATTTCACCGCCTACCTCCGGGACTTCCCCGACGAGTTCGACGCGCTGATCGCGACCTCCCATCCCACCGGGGCGTACAGCATTTTCAGACAGCAACAGGAGCTCGACATAGAGACCGAATACACGTTGGGCGTCTCCGAGGCGAAACCGGCCTGGGACGCGCTCGGCGAGGCGGCGACGGACGGCTACCTTGCAACCCACCAACCGTACCCGTACACCGACGACTACGACGAAATCGGACAGCGGTACCACGAATCGACCGGCGAGGAGTTCGGCGTCCTCGCCTCGCTCGGCTACGTCGCGGCGCAGTTGATCGCGACGGCGATCGAAGACGCCGGCGAGGCAGACCCCGTCGCGGTCGCCGACGCAATGGGAACCGTCGAACTCGACACGCTGTTCGCCGAGCCGATCCGGTACACCGAGTGGGGCGAACTCGACCGGAAGCGGGTGGTGTTCAGCGGGTTCGAGACCGGCACACCGGACTACTACCCCGACGGGGAGTACCGGCTCCAGGAGGAGTTCCTCTCGGACGAACTCAGCGGCTTCGACTCCGACGAGTGGGACATCTGA
- a CDS encoding helix-turn-helix domain-containing protein, whose product MVPTDDAILEYVRDAGEVPPAVIGRNIDSHPNYTGQRCRVLADQGLLDRESDGYYSLTDLGNRYLNEDLEPGELDSNSK is encoded by the coding sequence ATGGTCCCGACTGACGATGCGATTCTGGAGTATGTGCGGGATGCCGGCGAAGTTCCGCCGGCGGTTATCGGACGGAATATTGATTCTCATCCGAATTACACCGGTCAGCGCTGTCGCGTGCTCGCCGACCAGGGACTGCTCGACCGAGAAAGCGACGGATATTATTCGCTCACCGATCTGGGGAACCGATACCTCAACGAGGATCTCGAACCGGGCGAACTGGATAGTAACTCAAAATAG